A stretch of Borrelia turcica IST7 DNA encodes these proteins:
- the arcA gene encoding arginine deiminase, which produces MKCLKPINVFSEIGRLKKVLLHRPGEELENLTPSIMQRLLFDDIPYLEVARQEHDAFADTLRNNGVEVVYIEDLISETISSSDEIKDKFISQFILEAGIRTENKTKALKDYFYNMSIKDMISKMIAGVTRDELKNYKSDSLNYLVNSEYPLITDPMPNVLFTRDPFASIGNGVTINRMRTRTRRRETIFADYIFRYHPVYKENVPIWFTRDEDTTLEGGDELILSREVLAIGVSERTEAESVEKVARKLFEAKASFSTILAFQIPQSRAYMHLDTVFTQIDHNTFTSFSSDDMRFTIYALTYDAGSGNIKVKSEKAKLEDILGFYLGSKVNIINCAGGDLIHGAREQWNDGANTLAIAPGEVVVYSRNHVTNRLLEKFGIKVHEIPSSELSRGRGGPRCMSMPLIREDI; this is translated from the coding sequence ATGAAATGTTTAAAACCAATTAATGTATTTTCAGAAATAGGTCGTTTAAAAAAAGTTTTACTACATAGACCTGGAGAAGAACTAGAGAACTTGACACCTTCAATAATGCAAAGATTGTTATTTGATGATATTCCTTATCTTGAAGTTGCAAGACAAGAACATGATGCTTTTGCGGATACTTTAAGAAATAATGGAGTTGAAGTTGTCTACATTGAAGATTTAATTAGTGAAACTATTTCTAGCAGTGATGAAATTAAAGATAAGTTTATATCTCAGTTTATTCTTGAAGCAGGAATTAGAACTGAAAATAAGACTAAGGCTTTAAAAGATTATTTTTATAATATGTCTATTAAGGATATGATTTCAAAGATGATAGCAGGAGTTACTAGAGATGAACTTAAGAATTATAAATCTGATTCCCTTAATTATTTGGTAAACAGTGAATATCCTTTAATTACGGATCCTATGCCTAATGTACTCTTTACAAGAGATCCTTTTGCAAGTATTGGTAATGGAGTAACAATAAATAGGATGAGAACTAGAACAAGGAGAAGAGAGACAATATTTGCAGACTATATTTTCAGATATCATCCTGTTTACAAAGAAAATGTACCTATATGGTTTACTAGGGACGAAGATACTACTTTGGAAGGTGGTGATGAATTAATTTTGAGTCGAGAGGTTTTGGCTATTGGTGTCTCTGAAAGAACTGAGGCTGAATCTGTTGAAAAAGTGGCTCGAAAACTTTTTGAAGCAAAAGCATCTTTTAGTACTATTTTAGCTTTTCAAATTCCACAGAGTAGAGCTTATATGCATTTAGATACAGTTTTTACTCAAATAGATCATAATACCTTTACAAGTTTTAGCAGTGATGATATGAGATTTACTATTTATGCTTTAACTTATGATGCGGGCTCTGGAAATATTAAAGTTAAGAGTGAGAAGGCAAAATTGGAAGATATTTTAGGTTTCTATCTTGGATCTAAGGTGAATATAATAAATTGCGCTGGAGGAGATTTAATCCATGGAGCAAGAGAACAATGGAATGATGGTGCTAATACTTTAGCAATAGCTCCCGGAGAAGTTGTAGTTTATTCTAGAAATCATGTTACTAATAGGCTACTTGAAAAATTTGGAATTAAAGTCCATGAAATTCCTTCTAGTGAGCTTTCACGAGGAAGAGGTGGACCAAGATGTATGTCAATGCCTTTAATAAGGGAAGACATTTAA
- the arcC gene encoding carbamate kinase — translation MDSKRIVVCLGGNALEDGSGEATAERQLEVIKKSVVGIVDLIESGHDVIISHGNGPQVGRIVLQNELAKHETPTMPFDVCGAMSQGMIGYHIEQALRNEFNERGMNRDVAVLITQVIVDKEDKGFKNPSKPIGPFYDKATALELEKSKGYVLREDSGRGYRRVVASPRPVEIVETGAIKELIRKKFIVIACGGGGVPIARDLKGNIEGVSAVIDKDFASSRLAQDVEADMLIILTAVEKVALNFGKSDEILLDEVNTIEMEKYIDEGHFAAGSMLPKVQASMEFVKSSGGRVAIITSLDKLSKGIENIGGTIIKD, via the coding sequence ATGGATAGTAAAAGGATTGTTGTATGCCTTGGAGGAAATGCATTAGAGGATGGAAGTGGTGAGGCAACCGCTGAGAGACAATTAGAGGTTATAAAGAAAAGTGTTGTAGGTATTGTAGATTTAATTGAAAGTGGACATGATGTAATTATTAGTCATGGTAATGGTCCTCAAGTAGGCAGGATAGTGCTTCAAAATGAATTGGCTAAACATGAAACTCCTACTATGCCATTTGATGTATGTGGAGCTATGAGTCAAGGGATGATAGGGTATCATATTGAACAGGCATTAAGAAATGAGTTTAATGAAAGAGGTATGAATAGAGATGTTGCTGTATTGATTACTCAAGTAATAGTAGATAAAGAAGATAAAGGATTTAAGAATCCTAGTAAACCGATTGGACCGTTTTATGATAAAGCTACAGCATTAGAACTTGAGAAGAGTAAGGGATATGTTTTAAGAGAGGATAGTGGCAGGGGATATAGAAGAGTAGTAGCTTCCCCAAGGCCAGTAGAGATAGTAGAGACTGGAGCAATAAAGGAATTAATTAGGAAGAAATTTATAGTTATTGCCTGTGGCGGAGGTGGAGTGCCTATTGCAAGAGATTTAAAGGGAAATATTGAAGGAGTGAGTGCAGTAATTGATAAAGATTTTGCCTCATCTAGATTGGCACAGGATGTAGAAGCTGATATGTTGATTATACTTACAGCAGTCGAGAAGGTTGCATTAAATTTTGGTAAATCAGATGAGATTTTATTGGATGAGGTTAATACTATAGAGATGGAGAAGTACATAGATGAAGGACATTTTGCAGCAGGGTCTATGCTGCCTAAAGTTCAGGCTAGCATGGAGTTTGTAAAGTCTAGTGGAGGAAGAGTAGCAATTATTACATCACTTGATAAACTTAGCAAAGGAATAGAGAATATTGGAGGTACTATTATTAAAGATTAG
- a CDS encoding PTS lactose/cellobiose transporter subunit IIA, producing MNKKEYTIEELIDEVSMPIVAYAGEAKSFLREALAHAKVGDYEKSREIIEESRASIAKAHEAHRDVVKYSTINPDSIKTPFILIHAEDHLMSAISELSIFEELIQVYKVINELRKQEKL from the coding sequence ATGAATAAAAAAGAATATACTATTGAAGAGTTAATAGATGAAGTCAGTATGCCTATTGTAGCTTATGCTGGGGAGGCTAAAAGTTTTTTAAGAGAAGCTTTAGCACATGCAAAAGTTGGTGACTATGAAAAATCTAGAGAAATTATAGAAGAAAGTAGAGCATCTATTGCTAAAGCACACGAAGCACATAGAGATGTCGTGAAATATTCAACAATTAATCCGGATTCTATTAAAACACCATTTATTTTAATTCATGCAGAAGATCATTTAATGTCTGCAATTTCCGAATTAAGTATTTTTGAAGAATTAATACAGGTCTATAAAGTAATTAATGAACTAAGAAAACAGGAGAAATTATGA
- a CDS encoding viroplasmin family protein — translation MKKYYACILPDKNEKTIFTSWEECKSNIIGKKNKIKSFKTKEEAENWLIGVSNSNTYPVGIYFDSGTGRGKGVEIRVVNEKGVSILNKIIDQSLINDHNNYYVKDFDGISNNYGELLGLYIALKIALKEDVKNIYGDSKLVIDYWSKGFYNKKLKETTIKLIKNVIKLRNDFEDKGGQILFISGDNNIADLGFHKR, via the coding sequence ATGAAAAAATATTATGCATGTATTTTACCTGATAAAAATGAAAAAACTATTTTTACATCTTGGGAAGAATGTAAAAGTAATATCATAGGGAAAAAAAATAAAATAAAAAGCTTTAAAACAAAAGAAGAAGCAGAAAATTGGCTAATAGGAGTTTCAAATAGCAATACTTACCCAGTAGGAATATACTTTGACTCTGGAACTGGAAGAGGGAAAGGCGTGGAAATTAGAGTTGTCAATGAAAAAGGAGTGTCCATATTAAACAAAATAATAGACCAAAGTTTAATTAACGATCATAACAATTATTATGTGAAAGATTTTGATGGAATTAGCAATAATTATGGAGAACTTCTTGGATTATATATTGCACTAAAAATAGCATTAAAGGAAGATGTAAAAAATATATATGGAGATAGTAAATTAGTAATCGACTATTGGTCCAAAGGATTTTACAATAAAAAATTAAAAGAAACTACTATCAAGTTAATCAAAAATGTAATCAAACTAAGAAATGATTTTGAAGACAAAGGTGGACAAATACTATTTATCTCTGGAGATAATAATATTGCAGATCTTGGCTTTCATAAAAGGTGA
- the argF gene encoding ornithine carbamoyltransferase, which translates to MYNLRNRSFLRILDFTQKEVKYLLDLSHNLKRAKYTGVEEQKLKGKNIVIIFEKDSTRTRCAFEVAAYDQGARVTYLGPTGSQIGKKESIADTARVLGRMYDAIEFRGFSQQAVEDLAKYSNVPVYNGLTDIAHPTQVLADFMSIEEHKGCLKNLKMVFCGDGRNNVANSLMEGCALMGMDFRIFAPKELFPDSELVDRVRVIADKSGGRVTISSSIEETVKDVDVVYTDVWVSMGEVNWDERIKLLKPYQVNKELMKLAKRDAIFMHCLPAFHDLNTVVGKEIFDKYGLEGVEVTDDVFESSQSIVFDEAENRLHTIKAVMVATLG; encoded by the coding sequence ATGTATAATTTACGAAACAGAAGTTTTTTAAGGATTTTAGATTTTACTCAAAAGGAAGTTAAATATTTACTTGATTTGTCTCATAATTTAAAAAGAGCTAAGTATACCGGAGTTGAAGAGCAGAAACTTAAGGGAAAGAATATAGTTATAATCTTTGAAAAGGATTCAACAAGAACAAGATGTGCATTTGAAGTTGCTGCTTATGATCAAGGAGCTAGGGTTACTTATTTGGGGCCAACGGGTAGTCAAATAGGGAAGAAGGAATCGATTGCGGATACCGCAAGAGTATTGGGAAGAATGTATGATGCTATTGAATTTAGAGGATTTTCTCAGCAAGCTGTAGAGGATTTGGCTAAGTATTCTAATGTTCCAGTTTATAATGGACTAACAGATATTGCTCACCCTACACAAGTACTTGCTGATTTTATGTCCATTGAAGAACATAAGGGATGTTTAAAAAATTTGAAAATGGTATTTTGTGGAGATGGCAGAAATAATGTTGCTAATTCTTTGATGGAAGGTTGTGCTTTGATGGGAATGGATTTTAGAATATTTGCTCCTAAAGAGCTTTTCCCAGACTCAGAATTGGTAGACAGAGTAAGAGTGATAGCGGATAAGAGCGGAGGTAGAGTTACTATTTCTAGTTCTATTGAAGAAACAGTGAAAGATGTTGATGTTGTTTATACTGATGTTTGGGTATCTATGGGAGAGGTTAATTGGGATGAAAGAATAAAGCTTCTAAAACCATATCAAGTTAATAAAGAACTTATGAAATTAGCAAAGAGAGATGCGATATTTATGCATTGTTTACCTGCTTTTCATGATTTAAATACAGTGGTTGGCAAGGAAATATTTGATAAATATGGACTTGAAGGTGTTGAAGTTACGGATGATGTTTTTGAGAGTAGTCAGTCTATTGTATTTGATGAGGCTGAAAATAGATTACATACTATTAAGGCTGTAATGGTTGCAACTTTGGGGTAA
- the celB gene encoding PTS cellobiose transporter subunit IIC, which yields MKLQEFIEASLVPIASKVASNKYLIAIRDGFVFSMPFLIVGSFVLLLVNLPFTDPSNFLYQQWYVDLMAKYKGNLVQPFYVSMGIMAIFVVFGIGYSLSNFYKISGITGGFLSLFTFLILGGQSDWIPYGGETAKWAISPGGWFPVIDARYLGAQGVFTGIIAAIFSVELYRFLINRKITIKLPESVPPAVAKSFEALIPVILLTLIAQTANLFVQGITGNLLPEIIISMFRPLLYVSDTLIGTLVIVLIVHVFWFCGLHGSSVIIALLNPIILANLEVNVKALSDNNPLPHILAGGFLDSLVYIGGCGATLGLAAAMMLSKAQHLRTIGRLSFVPGLFNINEPMVFGSPIVLNPILGIPFILVPLVNVVIAYSLTNFGFIERVRALVPWTTPSVLAAFISTGLDLKALILSLLLLILSTLIYLPFLRAYEKVLLRQENNTQ from the coding sequence ATGAAACTGCAGGAATTTATCGAGGCTAGTTTAGTTCCCATTGCTAGTAAAGTTGCTTCAAATAAATATTTAATTGCTATTAGAGATGGATTTGTTTTTTCAATGCCTTTTTTAATAGTAGGATCTTTTGTTCTTCTTTTAGTTAATTTACCATTTACTGATCCTAGTAATTTTTTATATCAACAGTGGTATGTTGATTTGATGGCGAAATACAAGGGAAATCTTGTTCAACCCTTTTATGTAAGCATGGGGATTATGGCTATTTTTGTAGTTTTTGGTATTGGATATAGTTTGTCAAATTTTTACAAAATTAGTGGGATTACAGGGGGATTTCTTTCTCTTTTTACCTTTTTAATTTTAGGTGGACAATCAGATTGGATTCCTTATGGAGGAGAGACAGCTAAATGGGCAATTTCTCCTGGAGGATGGTTTCCTGTCATAGATGCAAGATATCTTGGTGCTCAGGGGGTTTTCACAGGTATTATTGCTGCTATTTTTTCAGTTGAACTATATAGGTTTTTAATAAACAGAAAAATAACAATTAAACTTCCAGAAAGTGTTCCTCCTGCTGTTGCAAAATCCTTTGAAGCTTTGATTCCTGTTATCTTACTCACACTTATTGCACAAACTGCAAATCTCTTTGTTCAAGGTATAACAGGGAATCTGTTACCAGAAATAATTATAAGTATGTTTAGACCTCTTTTATATGTTAGTGATACTTTAATTGGAACTTTAGTTATTGTCTTAATTGTCCATGTATTTTGGTTTTGTGGTCTTCATGGAAGTAGTGTTATTATTGCTTTGCTTAACCCAATAATTTTGGCAAATCTTGAGGTTAATGTAAAAGCTTTATCAGATAATAATCCTCTTCCTCATATTTTAGCTGGAGGATTTCTTGACTCACTTGTGTACATTGGAGGATGCGGAGCGACTCTTGGGCTTGCTGCTGCCATGATGTTGAGCAAGGCTCAGCATTTAAGGACTATAGGTAGACTTTCTTTTGTTCCTGGTCTTTTCAACATCAATGAACCTATGGTTTTTGGTTCTCCAATTGTTTTAAATCCTATTTTAGGTATTCCTTTTATATTAGTTCCTTTAGTTAATGTAGTTATTGCATATTCTTTAACGAATTTCGGATTCATTGAGAGAGTTAGGGCTTTAGTTCCCTGGACAACACCATCAGTACTTGCGGCTTTCATTTCTACTGGACTTGACTTAAAGGCTCTTATATTATCTTTATTATTATTAATACTCTCTACATTGATTTATTTACCTTTTTTGAGAGCTTATGAGAAGGTTCTCTTAAGGCAAGAAAATAATACACAATAG
- a CDS encoding MFS transporter: MIKHAHKKYYFCSLFLSELARTLPHAVLTIILINKGLALKDIAIVQIFYMLAIIIFEFPSGIISDIFDRKIVYLISIFLSMFSYFIIFKVSSFASLCIAWFIYGMSSAVNTGTIDISFNRIYQNSSKKLKAFISSRKIILSIGAILGGYIGSILFLHIDTKIYLISLFLYLLSSLITILFISSDKNTDYKYNKEEVTLYLVKFRKDIMKFLKSRILLELFILISAIQFFFQPFYLYWQVIFTDKNIPISIFGTIYILFRLSDMIGAWIFKKIKHSKYDIYIILAIITLLSILIKIVSHIYMFTTLIIFLVIVVALYSNNLEYFLRKNIDSRVLGTITSINSTISRLFSLLVLLLCSILSNLMSAINIFVILILVFCSLSTIVTYKFKDNKRLTK, from the coding sequence ATGATAAAGCATGCACATAAAAAATATTATTTTTGTTCATTGTTTTTATCAGAATTAGCAAGAACACTCCCTCACGCAGTTTTGACTATTATTCTAATAAATAAAGGTTTAGCATTAAAAGATATTGCCATCGTGCAAATATTCTATATGCTTGCAATTATTATTTTTGAATTTCCCTCAGGTATAATTTCAGATATTTTTGATAGAAAAATTGTTTACTTAATATCTATTTTTCTATCAATGTTTTCTTATTTTATTATTTTTAAAGTTTCATCATTTGCTAGTCTTTGTATTGCTTGGTTTATATACGGAATGTCATCTGCAGTAAATACTGGTACAATTGATATTAGCTTTAATCGTATATATCAAAATAGCTCGAAAAAATTAAAAGCATTTATTTCATCTAGAAAAATAATTTTAAGTATTGGTGCTATTTTAGGTGGGTACATAGGAAGTATATTATTTTTACATATTGATACAAAAATTTACCTTATTTCATTATTTTTATATTTATTATCTTCCTTAATTACAATTCTTTTTATATCAAGTGATAAAAATACAGATTATAAATATAATAAGGAAGAGGTCACACTATATCTTGTAAAGTTCAGGAAAGATATAATGAAATTCTTAAAATCTAGAATACTCTTAGAATTATTTATTTTAATTAGTGCTATTCAGTTCTTTTTTCAACCCTTTTATTTATACTGGCAAGTAATTTTTACTGATAAAAATATACCCATTAGCATATTTGGGACCATATATATATTATTTCGTTTATCGGATATGATAGGAGCATGGATATTTAAGAAAATTAAACATTCAAAATACGATATTTACATTATTTTAGCTATCATAACTTTATTATCAATTTTAATAAAAATAGTTTCACATATTTATATGTTTACTACTTTAATTATATTTTTAGTCATTGTAGTTGCTCTTTACTCTAATAATTTAGAATATTTTTTACGAAAAAATATAGATTCAAGAGTTTTAGGAACTATAACTTCTATTAATAGTACAATATCTCGTTTATTTTCATTACTAGTATTATTACTGTGCTCTATTTTATCTAATCTTATGAGTGCTATAAATATATTTGTTATACTAATACTTGTTTTCTGCTCCCTATCTACCATTGTGACATATAAATTTAAAGATAATAAAAGATTAACTAAATGA
- a CDS encoding YfcC family protein: MIGKIKIPSSFTIIFSLIVLMTILTYVLPAGEFSKEMREVNGSMKEVIVAGTYHTVERAPRGFLDGIYTVLTSMAKGMEHAVEVIVFILIVGGAYGVILRTGAVDAGIAAAIRKMGNKDKLLIPFMMFIFSIGGTTTGMCEETLPFYLVMIPLVLALGYDMIVAVSIIALGAGIGTMASTINPFATGIASAIAGIDLNDGFYFRLILYVVSTLVAIIYVLVYAVKVKNDPTKSIVYAQKEEHYNVFVKDNGGSSGANILEFTNGRKIVLLLYGIMILFLTYSIIQLGWWMQEMTMLYLGTAILSALICKMSESQMWDAFIEGAKDMMTAAIIIGIARGVMIVADDGLITATILNAAADFLYGLPKALFIVLNEIVQILIGFIVPSSSGHASLTMPIMAPLADFLEMPRASVVIAMQTASGLVNLLTPTGVIMAVLGIARLGYGSWVRFVLPLFVIEFVICILVIMANVYI, translated from the coding sequence ATGATTGGGAAAATCAAAATTCCGAGTAGTTTTACAATAATATTTTCTTTAATAGTGCTTATGACGATATTAACCTATGTACTTCCTGCCGGTGAATTTTCTAAAGAGATGAGAGAAGTTAATGGAAGTATGAAAGAGGTCATTGTAGCTGGAACTTATCATACAGTGGAAAGGGCTCCTCGGGGATTTTTGGATGGTATTTATACCGTTTTGACTTCAATGGCTAAAGGCATGGAACATGCGGTTGAGGTTATTGTATTTATTTTAATTGTTGGTGGAGCTTATGGTGTAATTTTAAGAACCGGAGCGGTTGATGCAGGAATAGCTGCAGCAATAAGAAAGATGGGGAATAAGGATAAACTTCTTATTCCTTTTATGATGTTTATTTTTTCAATAGGTGGAACTACAACAGGAATGTGTGAAGAAACACTTCCATTTTATCTTGTTATGATTCCTTTAGTATTGGCCTTAGGCTATGATATGATAGTGGCTGTTTCAATTATTGCATTGGGAGCTGGAATAGGAACCATGGCATCTACTATTAATCCATTTGCAACAGGAATTGCGTCAGCAATAGCTGGGATTGATTTAAATGATGGATTTTATTTTCGTCTTATTTTATATGTGGTATCTACTTTGGTTGCAATAATATATGTTTTAGTGTATGCAGTAAAAGTAAAGAATGACCCTACTAAATCTATTGTTTACGCACAAAAGGAAGAACATTATAATGTATTCGTTAAAGATAATGGTGGAAGCAGTGGAGCTAATATACTAGAATTTACAAATGGACGCAAAATAGTTTTACTCTTATATGGAATAATGATTTTATTTTTAACATATAGTATTATACAGCTTGGTTGGTGGATGCAAGAGATGACTATGTTATATCTTGGAACAGCAATTCTTTCGGCTCTTATTTGTAAGATGAGCGAATCTCAGATGTGGGATGCATTTATAGAGGGCGCTAAGGATATGATGACAGCTGCTATTATTATTGGAATAGCTAGAGGAGTTATGATAGTAGCTGATGATGGATTGATTACAGCTACAATATTGAATGCAGCAGCTGATTTTTTGTACGGATTACCAAAAGCATTGTTTATAGTTTTAAATGAGATTGTCCAAATATTGATAGGATTTATTGTACCCTCATCTTCTGGGCATGCAAGTCTTACGATGCCAATAATGGCACCTTTGGCTGATTTTTTGGAAATGCCAAGAGCTTCTGTTGTTATTGCTATGCAAACAGCATCTGGTCTTGTTAATTTATTAACTCCTACTGGAGTTATAATGGCAGTGTTAGGAATTGCAAGATTAGGATATGGAAGTTGGGTTAGATTTGTTTTGCCATTATTTGTTATTGAATTTGTAATATGTATTTTAGTAATAATGGCCAATGTATATATTTAA